A section of the Shimia isoporae genome encodes:
- a CDS encoding SDR family oxidoreductase: MTKTLLSLGHGYTARALARRLVPQGWTVVGTLRDETQMDELRSGGVTPMLWPIDFEAALEGVTHVLSSIRPDEDGDPVLRAGRDALAKAGGLEWVGYLSTTGVYGDMDGGWVDEDTPLDPGGMRGKMRVKAEAEWQTVEGLPLHVFRLAGIYGPGRGPFAKLRRGTARRIIKKNQVFSRAHVDDIAQVLEASMNRPDPGRVYNVCDDSPAPPQDILTYAAELLGMEPPPEVAFEDAEMSPMARSFYSDSKRVRNTRIKEELGVVLKYPNYRDALKAMLDEERD; the protein is encoded by the coding sequence ATGACAAAGACACTGCTTTCGTTAGGACATGGTTACACGGCACGTGCATTGGCGCGTCGTCTGGTGCCGCAGGGGTGGACCGTGGTCGGGACGCTTCGCGATGAGACCCAAATGGATGAATTGCGCTCCGGAGGGGTTACGCCGATGCTCTGGCCGATTGACTTTGAGGCGGCCCTTGAGGGTGTGACACACGTGCTGAGTTCGATCCGTCCGGACGAAGACGGTGATCCTGTGTTGCGCGCTGGGCGAGACGCTCTGGCAAAGGCAGGTGGTCTGGAATGGGTCGGTTACTTGTCCACGACGGGCGTCTATGGCGACATGGACGGCGGTTGGGTCGACGAGGACACGCCGCTGGACCCGGGCGGGATGCGCGGCAAGATGCGGGTAAAGGCCGAGGCTGAATGGCAGACCGTCGAAGGATTGCCCTTACATGTGTTCAGGCTTGCGGGCATCTATGGACCGGGACGAGGGCCCTTTGCCAAGCTCAGACGCGGTACGGCACGGCGGATCATCAAGAAGAACCAGGTGTTTTCGCGTGCTCATGTCGACGATATCGCCCAGGTTCTTGAAGCTTCGATGAATCGGCCCGACCCGGGACGGGTTTACAACGTGTGTGATGACAGCCCCGCGCCACCGCAGGACATTCTGACCTACGCGGCCGAGCTGTTAGGCATGGAGCCGCCACCCGAAGTGGCGTTCGAAGACGCCGAGATGAGCCCGATGGCGCGCAGTTTCTATTCTGACAGCAAGCGGGTGAGGAATACGCGCATCAAAGAGGAGCTGGGCGTGGTTCTGAAGTATCCCAACTATCGCGACGCGCTCAAAGCGATGTTGGACGAAGAACGCGACTGA
- a CDS encoding class I SAM-dependent DNA methyltransferase — MCPKNDPSLEAAYALNTPEDSKRLYAEWAETYDHDFAAASHYILHLQVARHFAKSGGAGPILDVGAGTGLLAEALTPLIKAEIDGTDISAEMLKRARAKGVYRHLFTGDLTRALPLANGTYRGVVSSGTFTNGHVGPEAFDELLRVTDSRGLIAVSINTKHYDNAGFAEKLDSIQAQIYDLTLQEVRIYDDGATGAHKDDTAFVALFRKG, encoded by the coding sequence ATGTGCCCAAAAAACGATCCCTCTCTAGAAGCAGCTTATGCGCTGAATACACCCGAAGACTCCAAACGCCTTTATGCGGAATGGGCAGAAACCTATGATCACGATTTTGCAGCGGCCTCTCACTACATTCTGCACCTGCAGGTCGCCCGCCACTTTGCCAAGTCGGGTGGCGCAGGACCCATTCTGGATGTGGGTGCCGGTACGGGACTTCTGGCCGAAGCACTGACCCCCTTGATAAAAGCGGAGATCGACGGAACCGATATATCGGCCGAGATGCTGAAAAGGGCCCGTGCAAAAGGCGTTTACAGGCACCTTTTTACCGGCGATCTGACCCGCGCGTTGCCCTTGGCAAACGGTACGTACCGCGGCGTGGTCAGTTCGGGAACCTTCACCAACGGGCACGTCGGACCGGAGGCATTCGACGAATTGTTGCGGGTCACTGATTCACGCGGGTTGATCGCCGTGTCGATCAACACAAAGCATTACGACAATGCGGGATTCGCCGAAAAACTAGACTCTATTCAGGCCCAAATCTACGATTTGACGCTGCAAGAGGTACGCATATATGACGACGGCGCAACCGGTGCGCACAAGGACGACACCGCCTTCGTCGCGCTCTTTCGCAAAGGGTGA
- the dxs gene encoding 1-deoxy-D-xylulose-5-phosphate synthase — translation MSARPETPLLDQVTSPEDLKQFSDAQLTQLAHELRSETISAVSETGGHLGAGLGVVELTVALHAIFDTPRDKIVWDVGHQCYPHKILTGRRDRIRTLRQEGGLSGFTKRSESVYDPFGAAHSSTSISAALGFATARDLGGQCDGGLGDAIAVIGDGSITAGMAYEAMNNAGHLKKRLFVVLNDNDMSIAPPVGAMSEYLSRLYAGEPFQEFKAAAKGAVSLLPEPFREGAKRAKEMIKGMAVGGTLFEELGFSYVGPIDGHDMDQLLPILRTLRQRATGPVMLHIITKKGKGYAPAEGAPDKGHATAKFDVVTGKQQKAPSNAPSYTSVFGKALTELAADDPRICAVTAAMPDGTGLNLFAERYPSRCFDVAIAEQHGVTFSAALAAGGMKPFCAMYSTFLQRGYDQVVHDVAIQRLPVRFAIDRAGLVGADGATHAGSFDIAYMANLPGMVVMAAADEAELKHMVATAAAYDDGPIAFRYPRGEGVGVELPEKGDVLEIGKGRIVTDGKRVALLSFGTRLSEVQKACEALSSKGISPTIADARFAKPLDEAMILDLAANHEALITIEEGAIGGFGSHVAQLLAENGVFDHGLKFRSMVLPDIFIDQASPKAMYDVAAMNAEQIESKVLDTLGIAQIGEKSA, via the coding sequence ATGTCCGCCAGACCAGAGACCCCCCTGCTTGATCAGGTCACTTCTCCGGAAGACTTGAAACAGTTTTCAGACGCCCAGCTGACCCAGTTGGCGCACGAGCTGCGCTCCGAAACTATTTCTGCCGTGTCCGAAACAGGCGGCCACCTCGGCGCGGGTCTCGGCGTGGTGGAGCTGACGGTTGCTCTACACGCTATTTTTGATACGCCCCGCGACAAGATCGTCTGGGATGTGGGTCACCAATGCTATCCGCACAAAATCCTTACCGGCCGCCGCGATCGCATCCGGACCTTGCGTCAGGAGGGCGGCCTTTCCGGTTTCACCAAACGCTCCGAGTCGGTCTACGACCCCTTTGGCGCCGCCCACAGTTCCACCTCGATTTCCGCCGCGCTTGGTTTTGCCACCGCCCGTGACCTTGGCGGCCAATGCGACGGCGGGCTTGGTGATGCCATCGCCGTTATCGGCGACGGCTCGATCACCGCGGGCATGGCCTATGAGGCAATGAACAACGCGGGCCACCTGAAAAAACGCCTCTTTGTGGTTCTGAACGACAACGACATGTCCATCGCGCCGCCGGTTGGCGCAATGTCGGAGTATCTGAGCCGCCTTTATGCGGGCGAGCCGTTTCAGGAATTCAAAGCCGCGGCCAAAGGCGCAGTCTCGCTTTTGCCCGAACCCTTCCGCGAAGGTGCCAAACGCGCCAAGGAAATGATCAAGGGCATGGCCGTGGGTGGCACTCTTTTTGAAGAGCTCGGCTTTTCCTATGTCGGCCCGATTGACGGGCACGACATGGACCAGCTTCTGCCAATTCTGCGCACCTTGCGTCAGCGCGCAACCGGTCCGGTGATGCTGCATATCATCACCAAAAAGGGCAAAGGCTATGCTCCGGCCGAAGGCGCACCGGACAAGGGCCACGCCACCGCGAAATTTGATGTGGTGACCGGCAAACAGCAGAAAGCACCCTCAAACGCTCCGTCCTACACTTCTGTTTTTGGCAAAGCACTGACCGAGCTCGCAGCCGACGACCCGCGCATCTGCGCCGTGACCGCCGCCATGCCTGACGGTACAGGCCTGAACCTGTTTGCCGAACGTTACCCAAGCCGGTGTTTTGACGTCGCCATTGCCGAGCAACATGGCGTGACCTTCTCCGCTGCATTGGCTGCGGGCGGTATGAAACCTTTCTGCGCGATGTATTCGACGTTCCTGCAACGCGGATACGATCAGGTTGTCCACGATGTCGCCATTCAACGGCTGCCAGTACGCTTCGCCATCGATCGCGCTGGTTTGGTTGGCGCCGATGGAGCCACACACGCTGGCAGTTTCGACATCGCCTACATGGCCAATCTGCCGGGCATGGTGGTCATGGCTGCAGCCGATGAAGCCGAGTTGAAACACATGGTTGCCACAGCAGCCGCCTACGATGACGGCCCGATCGCGTTCCGCTATCCACGCGGCGAAGGCGTAGGGGTGGAACTGCCGGAAAAGGGCGATGTGCTGGAAATCGGCAAAGGCCGCATAGTGACCGACGGCAAGCGAGTCGCGCTTCTGTCTTTCGGTACCCGTCTTTCAGAAGTCCAGAAAGCCTGCGAAGCTCTGTCCTCCAAAGGCATCTCTCCCACAATCGCAGATGCCCGCTTTGCCAAACCCTTGGACGAGGCAATGATCCTCGATCTGGCCGCCAATCACGAAGCGCTGATCACCATCGAGGAAGGGGCGATCGGTGGCTTCGGCAGCCACGTGGCCCAGCTGCTTGCGGAAAACGGTGTGTTCGACCACGGCCTGAAATTCCGCTCGATGGTTCTGCCCGACATCTTTATTGATCAGGCCTCGCCCAAAGCGATGTACGATGTCGCTGCGATGAACGCCGAACAGATTGAATCCAAAGTACTCGACACATTGGGCATCGCCCAAATCGGCGAAAAATCCGCCTGA
- a CDS encoding acyl-CoA dehydrogenase family protein, translating into MQFALTEEQAMIVETTRAFVENELYPHEAEIERTGRLDMDVIREVQKKAMDAGLYAANMPEEVGGAGLDTLTWLMYEKELGRANYALHWTGVARPSNILMAGTPEQREKYLVPCMKGEKWDCLAMTEPDAGSDLRGMKATARRDGGDWVLNGTKHFISHADIADFAICFMATGVEDTPRGPKKKITAFFVDKGTPGFEVRDGYENVSHRGYTNAVLEFDDCRLPDSAVLGEVDKGFQVANEWLGATRLQVAATCLGRAERAMDHALSYAAERKQFGQQIGKFQGVSFKLADMALELKAANLLTWEAGWKFDQGTVTEADMAMAKLKATEMLAFVADEAIQIHGGMGLMNELPLERIWRDARVERIWEGTSEIQRHIISREMLRPLGA; encoded by the coding sequence ATGCAGTTTGCCCTGACCGAAGAGCAGGCCATGATCGTGGAAACCACACGGGCCTTTGTCGAAAACGAACTCTATCCGCATGAGGCGGAAATCGAGCGCACCGGCCGCCTTGATATGGATGTGATCCGCGAGGTGCAAAAAAAGGCGATGGACGCCGGGCTCTATGCTGCCAACATGCCCGAAGAGGTCGGCGGGGCCGGTCTCGATACTTTGACATGGCTGATGTACGAGAAAGAACTGGGGCGCGCCAACTACGCACTGCATTGGACGGGTGTTGCGCGACCGTCCAACATACTGATGGCAGGCACTCCAGAGCAGCGTGAGAAATACCTTGTGCCCTGTATGAAGGGTGAGAAGTGGGATTGCCTGGCGATGACCGAGCCGGACGCGGGGTCCGATTTGCGCGGCATGAAAGCGACCGCCCGCAGAGATGGGGGTGATTGGGTACTGAACGGCACCAAGCACTTCATCAGCCATGCGGATATTGCGGACTTTGCAATCTGTTTCATGGCAACGGGCGTGGAAGACACGCCACGGGGCCCCAAGAAGAAGATCACGGCGTTTTTTGTGGACAAAGGTACGCCCGGTTTCGAGGTGCGGGACGGATACGAGAACGTAAGTCACCGTGGCTACACCAACGCCGTACTGGAGTTTGACGACTGTCGCCTGCCTGACTCCGCGGTTCTTGGCGAGGTCGACAAAGGCTTTCAGGTTGCCAACGAGTGGCTGGGTGCCACACGGCTTCAGGTGGCGGCGACGTGTTTGGGGCGCGCGGAACGAGCGATGGATCACGCGCTGTCTTATGCGGCGGAACGCAAGCAGTTCGGGCAGCAGATTGGCAAGTTTCAGGGTGTCAGCTTCAAACTTGCGGACATGGCGCTCGAGCTGAAAGCGGCAAACCTGCTGACATGGGAAGCGGGTTGGAAATTTGATCAGGGCACTGTGACCGAAGCGGATATGGCGATGGCGAAACTGAAGGCGACCGAAATGCTTGCTTTCGTCGCCGACGAAGCGATCCAGATCCATGGCGGGATGGGTCTGATGAATGAATTGCCTCTGGAGCGAATCTGGCGGGACGCGCGGGTCGAGCGCATCTGGGAAGGCACCAGCGAAATCCAGCGTCACATCATCAGTCGCGAAATGCTGCGGCCGCTTGGCGCCTGA
- a CDS encoding acetate--CoA ligase family protein, whose translation MTRDLSRLIQPKSVAVIGGGAWCGEVVRQMEKMGFTGAIWPVHPKASDVGGHPAFSTIEDLPAAPDAAFVGINRHATIEAVAALSEVGAGGAVCFASGFSEAAAEDASGDDLQAHLVAAAGDMPILGPNCYGVINALDGAVLWPDQHGCAPVDRGVAILTQSSNIAINLTNQQRGVPIAYVATCGNMAQLSQAEIAGAFLDDPRVTAIGLHIEGFTDLRAWETLAAKAFEKGVPVVALKVGASDEAQAATVSHTASLAGSDAGAEALIERLGFARVRDLTVFLEALKLLHMVGPLEAPTVSSISCSGGEASLMADTALGTGLTFPKLTGPQKDALGNVLGPMVALANPLDYHTYIWRDENAMAQAWGAMMADHIGLTFSVVDYPPENREDWDCATRAAIMARAATGRPMAVVASLPELMPTDTAIELVAGGVVPMYGLREAVEAAAATARITAPDALALALPAPAQETMVLDEGEAKSALAEHGMDVPKSVSIKAKNGLSEAARDLQAPLVLKGRGIAHKTEAGAVKLHLSHEVLDAAATSMPTETFLVEEMIDRGVAELLVGITRDPAHGFVLTIAAGGVLTELLEDRVSLLVPVSRNQVKQSLTRLKTHKILSGYRGAGAADLEAVLDAIEALQAYVLANLDSIEEAEINPLICTPERAVAADALIRRAL comes from the coding sequence ATGACGCGTGATCTTTCGAGACTAATACAGCCCAAATCGGTTGCGGTGATTGGTGGCGGCGCCTGGTGCGGTGAAGTTGTTCGTCAGATGGAAAAGATGGGTTTCACCGGTGCGATCTGGCCAGTGCACCCCAAGGCGTCAGACGTCGGCGGCCATCCAGCGTTTTCAACAATTGAGGATTTGCCCGCCGCGCCAGATGCCGCTTTCGTGGGTATCAACCGGCATGCGACAATAGAGGCCGTGGCCGCATTGTCCGAGGTCGGTGCAGGCGGCGCGGTGTGCTTTGCTTCGGGCTTTTCGGAAGCCGCTGCCGAAGATGCCTCGGGGGATGATTTGCAGGCGCATTTGGTTGCGGCTGCGGGAGACATGCCCATCCTTGGGCCTAATTGTTATGGCGTGATCAATGCGCTGGATGGCGCCGTTTTGTGGCCGGATCAGCACGGATGTGCGCCGGTCGACAGAGGGGTAGCGATCCTGACTCAAAGCTCAAATATCGCGATCAACCTGACCAACCAGCAGCGCGGTGTGCCGATCGCATATGTTGCGACGTGCGGAAACATGGCGCAGCTGAGTCAGGCAGAGATTGCGGGCGCGTTCCTGGATGATCCGAGGGTGACGGCAATCGGATTGCACATCGAAGGATTCACAGACCTTAGGGCGTGGGAGACCCTGGCGGCGAAAGCGTTTGAGAAAGGGGTTCCTGTTGTGGCCCTTAAGGTAGGCGCGAGCGATGAGGCTCAGGCGGCGACAGTCAGCCACACTGCGTCGCTCGCGGGGAGCGATGCAGGGGCCGAGGCCTTGATAGAGCGGCTGGGCTTCGCTCGGGTCAGGGATTTGACCGTTTTTCTGGAAGCTTTGAAGCTGTTGCACATGGTGGGGCCGCTCGAGGCGCCAACGGTTTCTTCGATCAGTTGTTCCGGTGGCGAGGCAAGTCTGATGGCCGATACGGCGCTGGGCACCGGGCTGACGTTTCCAAAGTTGACCGGACCGCAAAAGGACGCGCTTGGCAACGTTCTTGGGCCAATGGTCGCTTTGGCCAATCCGTTGGACTATCACACCTACATTTGGCGGGATGAGAACGCGATGGCTCAGGCCTGGGGCGCTATGATGGCGGATCACATCGGCCTGACATTTTCCGTAGTGGACTACCCACCTGAAAACCGAGAGGACTGGGACTGCGCGACGCGGGCCGCGATAATGGCCAGAGCCGCGACAGGCAGGCCAATGGCCGTGGTTGCGAGCCTTCCGGAGTTGATGCCCACAGATACCGCGATTGAACTGGTCGCCGGGGGAGTCGTGCCGATGTACGGGCTGCGTGAGGCCGTTGAGGCAGCGGCGGCAACCGCGCGGATTACCGCGCCAGATGCGCTGGCACTGGCGTTGCCCGCGCCTGCGCAAGAGACGATGGTCCTCGACGAAGGAGAGGCCAAATCGGCTCTGGCCGAGCATGGGATGGACGTGCCAAAATCAGTCTCTATTAAAGCCAAAAACGGACTTTCTGAAGCCGCCAGAGACCTTCAGGCTCCCTTGGTTCTCAAGGGGCGTGGCATTGCCCACAAAACCGAAGCCGGTGCTGTCAAACTCCATCTTTCGCATGAAGTGCTGGACGCCGCCGCCACATCAATGCCGACCGAAACGTTCCTTGTAGAAGAAATGATAGACCGCGGAGTTGCCGAGCTACTGGTCGGAATAACGCGCGACCCTGCACATGGCTTTGTGCTTACGATCGCCGCAGGTGGCGTATTGACAGAACTGTTGGAAGATCGCGTCTCCCTGCTGGTTCCGGTATCCAGAAATCAGGTAAAACAGTCACTAACAAGGCTCAAAACTCACAAAATTCTTTCCGGCTATCGTGGCGCCGGCGCAGCCGATTTGGAGGCTGTTCTCGACGCAATCGAGGCGCTCCAGGCCTATGTGCTTGCCAATTTGGACAGCATTGAAGAGGCTGAGATCAATCCCCTGATTTGTACGCCAGAGCGTGCTGTGGCGGCGGATGCTTTGATTAGAAGGGCCTTGTGA
- a CDS encoding SelT/SelW/SelH family protein: MKPAVTISYCVGCNWLLRAGWMAQELLQTFGDALHGVTIAPAEVPGTYRIEVDGKTIWDRKRDGGFPETKEIKKRLRHVIDPERDLGHLDR, encoded by the coding sequence ATGAAACCGGCGGTGACGATCAGCTATTGTGTCGGGTGCAACTGGCTGTTGCGTGCCGGATGGATGGCGCAGGAATTGCTACAAACCTTCGGCGACGCGTTGCATGGCGTGACGATAGCGCCGGCGGAGGTGCCAGGCACCTATCGGATCGAAGTAGATGGCAAGACCATCTGGGATCGCAAACGCGACGGCGGTTTTCCGGAGACCAAAGAGATCAAGAAGCGACTGCGCCACGTGATCGATCCGGAACGGGATTTGGGACACCTCGACCGGTAA
- a CDS encoding carnitinyl-CoA dehydratase, translating to MSDSPVKTRRDGAILEVTLDRPKANAIDLVTSRVMGDVFREFRDDPDLRVAILTGAGEKFFCPGWDLKAAADGDEVDGDYGVGGFGGLQEMRDMNKPVIAAVNGIACGGGLELAISADMIIAADHATFALPEIRSGTVADAASVKLPKRIPYHIAMELLLTGRWFDAEEAHRWGLVNEIVPADSLMERAWDLAALLASGPPLVYAAIKEIVRDAEDAKFQDAMNRITKRQLRTVDVLYDSEDQLEGAKAFAEKRDPVWKGK from the coding sequence ATGAGTGACAGCCCTGTAAAAACGCGGCGCGACGGTGCGATTCTGGAAGTGACGCTGGACCGGCCCAAGGCCAATGCGATTGATTTGGTGACAAGTCGCGTCATGGGGGACGTTTTTCGGGAATTTCGCGATGACCCAGACCTGCGGGTGGCGATTTTGACCGGCGCAGGGGAGAAGTTCTTTTGCCCCGGCTGGGATCTGAAAGCGGCAGCGGATGGCGACGAAGTCGACGGCGATTATGGCGTTGGCGGCTTTGGCGGGCTGCAGGAAATGCGCGATATGAACAAACCCGTGATCGCGGCGGTCAATGGCATAGCCTGCGGCGGTGGGCTGGAACTGGCCATCTCAGCGGACATGATCATTGCAGCGGATCATGCGACATTTGCCCTGCCGGAAATCCGGTCCGGTACTGTGGCAGATGCAGCAAGCGTGAAACTCCCCAAGCGCATTCCGTATCATATCGCGATGGAGTTACTGCTGACAGGACGTTGGTTTGACGCGGAAGAGGCGCACCGCTGGGGATTGGTGAACGAGATCGTTCCTGCCGACTCGTTGATGGAACGGGCTTGGGATCTGGCCGCCTTGCTGGCTTCGGGTCCGCCCCTGGTCTACGCGGCGATCAAGGAAATTGTTCGCGACGCGGAAGATGCGAAGTTCCAGGATGCGATGAACCGCATCACAAAGCGGCAGCTGCGGACAGTCGACGTTCTCTATGACAGCGAGGATCAGCTTGAGGGAGCCAAGGCCTTTGCTGAGAAGCGCGATCCGGTGTGGAAAGGCAAGTAA
- a CDS encoding DJ-1/PfpI family protein, with the protein MRTIGAVIFDGFEMLDYFGPLEMFSMFRDQFEVKAVGETGRSAKSSGGPSVVPDATFADGTAYDILLVPGGKGTRVEVDNGAMLDWLRAASAEAQVVTSVCTGSALLARAGLLDGRAATTNKLAFDWVCEISKTETVDWRRSARWVKDGKFYTSSGVSAGTDMSLQVIADLLGDDAAKQAAVWAEYEANRDANNDPFAVGEG; encoded by the coding sequence ATGCGAACGATTGGCGCGGTTATTTTTGACGGTTTCGAAATGCTGGACTATTTCGGTCCTCTCGAGATGTTCTCGATGTTTCGGGACCAGTTCGAGGTCAAAGCCGTGGGCGAAACCGGAAGGTCTGCGAAATCCTCCGGCGGACCTTCGGTGGTGCCGGATGCGACTTTTGCAGATGGAACGGCTTACGACATTTTGCTTGTGCCGGGTGGCAAGGGCACGCGGGTCGAGGTGGACAATGGCGCGATGCTGGACTGGCTGCGTGCGGCCAGTGCAGAGGCGCAAGTTGTCACGAGTGTGTGCACGGGATCCGCTCTATTGGCGCGTGCTGGTCTTTTGGACGGGCGGGCGGCAACCACCAATAAACTTGCTTTTGATTGGGTCTGCGAGATCAGCAAAACCGAGACCGTGGATTGGCGGCGGAGCGCACGGTGGGTGAAGGACGGAAAATTCTACACGAGTTCGGGCGTATCTGCGGGCACTGACATGAGCCTGCAGGTGATTGCGGACTTGTTGGGCGACGATGCAGCTAAGCAAGCGGCCGTTTGGGCCGAATACGAAGCAAACAGAGACGCGAACAATGATCCGTTCGCGGTCGGGGAAGGATGA